A region of the Littorina saxatilis isolate snail1 linkage group LG12, US_GU_Lsax_2.0, whole genome shotgun sequence genome:
ACGCACAACCGGAAGTCGCTGCTTCCTCGTACCGTCTCCCTCTGCTTACGCATGGACCGGTAGAGGATAACTTGCGGTCAGTTGAGTTTCCGGTTTCTGGTTACGCCGACCACACCGTTGTGTCAGGCTGCCACCTCCTACCATCTTCGCCTGCTGAGGCACGAAGTGGTAGAGGACAACTTCCGGTCGGGTGGTTTCTGGTTTCCAGTTCCTCCGATCGTCTTTTTATCAGGAAACAAGGTTTATGGACATTTTTTCGTCCCATTATTCGTCGTTCCCCGCCGCTACACAGGATTACAATGAATCGGTATCAACATTCGACTTAGGTTGGAACGCAGATGAACAGACTCACAAATCCAAGTAGCAAGAAGGTCATACACGACAGCTGTCGGCTAATGGGTACACACCTTCTTTTCTGGTCTCACAACGGAATCTGCTCGGACTTTCTTTTAACTTCTTCCGCCTTGGCAAGAAGTATTCAAAGTCAGCTTGAGACCAACATGACTGCCGGTTTCCGGCACTCTTGGTCAAACATACTCGACGGGTAAAGACGTTCAAGGTCACAGCCATGTTCATTCATCGGCGTTTCCTGTCACAACCCATGAGTACAATGACTTTTTTGTCTTCGTTAGACACGGACTCTAAGGCAGAAAGGCAGAATTGCGTCACACTTCCAGCCAAGCTTGGGCAAGCACTCGTAGCAGGTCATGCACCAGCAGCAGCCTACTCTTGGTTAACCGAATCGGAACAGGCTGTGATTCACAGCTACGGTTCATAGGAAGGTGAGCGTTCCCAAAGGTTCAACAAACTTCAGGAACTCTGATGCTCTATCAAGAGTTTTTCCCCACCGAGAAGGACTCTGGTATCATGTACTCAGGCGTCACTCTCGCTTACCGTGAGGAGAGAGGTCGCGCCTCTCTGGAGCTGACTTCTATCATCTAGACCCTTTCGGGGCTCACACCATCCCAAGGATTCACATACCTTGGCATGATTTTTTTACGGTCACCAGGAGAGTTTGTCCTCCTCAGTAACGAGTGGACAACCTCAGGCACTGTTCGTTCCATGTCGGCACTACAGCAAGCGCCCACTAGGACTCTTGCTTCCATCCTAGATCAATTGGAATCCAGGGCTACTCGCTAGGGAAAATTACACTAAAACTTTTCCCGCTAGCGCCTAAGCCGCTCGGGGATTCACCCTCAAGACTGAATCAAGTCTATTCCAATTCAGAGCTGGTTTCAACACATGACAAGTCAGTGGTCGGAACCGAACTGGATAACTCAGGGTTTCCCTATAGCTACACCCTTCTGACACAGACCCCTTCACGGGCGTCTCTTTCCATGTCCTGAGCATTGGTCTTGGCCGACAACGGAAGTTAAGCAACTTCTAGCTCGGTTAGTACTAGGATGGGTGACCGCTTGGGAACACCAAACGCAGCGATTTCCGATACGCAATTAACCAGCTGCTATGTACTGCGTGCAAACCATACAGTGGCGCCCGCATACGCGGCGCCCGCAAGAGAGCCGCACTTTTAAGGGTTGCTCCGGTTAGCGCGATCACCACGGGCGGTCCCATTAACAGGTTTTACCGAACGTCGCAGTTTCTCAGCGCACGCGGGAAAAATATATCTTCCCCGACGTGGCAGCATTTTCCGGCTCGGGGGTTTTCTGATTAGCGAATCTCGGTCCATCTTTTATGAGAGGACGCATATTCGTCAAAACTGGAAGTTATTTTCTTAGGTTTCTGTTTTGAGACATTTTCTACGACTCTTCTATGTAAGAAGTCTAGAAAATGCCAGAATTCGGTTCGACATTTTGTCCAGCCTCTAGCCAGCGAACAAGAGACACGTCTTCGTGTCTCTGGTTCATTACGAACAATTAGCAGCTACCTCATGGAGACTATGCTACTGTGGCTTACTCAAGCTCAATCCCATCAGTGCTTCACTACCCGGAGAGTTTTACACTCCTGGTTGGCTGGAAGTGAAACCCTCCCTTTGTTCGATACAAAAGGTAGACGCACAGGTTTTTGTTCGTTGTTCACACTCTTCACAGCTCTCTTTTTAGAGTTATGACTGTCTTCCTGGTTTCGCTGATTGCAAGCAGTTTTCACTTCTTTCGTCAGTCAGGAGCAAGACAGAGTCAGCGAGGGTGACGCTCTGTCCGGTCGTCCGGAAGACATAACCCACAAAGCTTAAGGTCAATTTCACTCAGGTTTAGACCAGACTTTCTGTGACAAGGATATTTATCTAAATTGACCCTATctaggtgttttttttaccaTCATTAGGCAAATCTATGAGTGGTGAGAaacaaaaaggggggggggggggggcagtcagcccTTCCTCCAGCACCTGCAAGAGTGCACGATTCTAGAACTTGGGCATCGCCTCCAGCAGTCCTCAGTTCAGGAGGACTCTATGATGTTCTACAAACCGCTTTTTGGAAGGCAGACGACGTTTCATCAATTTTGAGAAACATCGTCGGAACTAGACAGGACATCCCCCGTTCTACACCCGCCTTGTGGCAAGCAGGAGCGGATCAAGTCCATTTCAGAGTATATTTATAGGTTCCCACtgccttgttgaagctatctgcttttatgtgattcggagtaagaatatgtaatttaataaaaaaaatttaataataaattttcatttgattaatatacttacccgaatcacatagtgaaTTCCCTCCCTCCAACCCCGCTTTATAGTTTCTAGGTATTCTATAAAAGTCGTATGACTTTGACCACGTGTTCGGGAGCGGTAGTGACGTCACACATACCAATGGGAGATAACCCCCATGGTCTGGCGTCCTTACCAACGCATCCGTTCAGCACTTTTTCGTGGTGGGGTTGCTTCTCTTTAAACGTTTAGACGGGTAGCTTTTTTTAGACCTTAGCATCTctgactgcgtcaatgcttatatgtgattcgggtaagtatattaatcaaatgaaaatttattattacaattttcgaTTTAAACGTAAAACAGCTGTTAGCATATCCAGGTGAGTTTTGATGTTCGAAAATTGCACTATCTCTACTCTTTGGTCTTTCAGTCATGGAAAATAGTCTGAATAAGACATACAGAAAGCTCTGGCAGCAATAAAAGAGAGTCGACTTGGGTACCTCTGCAAATGAGTTCGGCTAATTTGAACTTTGCCCTCTTCAATATACCCGACCAGTCAGCTAATTTGAACTTTTCTCAAATTTTAAGAAACAAGTCTGTGTGTTGACAAAACAGATTATATCAtttatgtcacacgctttccttctttgccactactaaagcaaacgtgtgcaaaaTTGTATGTACAATGGCaagagcatggcaagaacggagtCAACCTCGCAATCGTCCATCACAAAGCCCACACAGCTttcatttctcctgctgttatcgtttcttctctttacaaatttttcaacgctgagaatattGCAAACGGCATCCCAggcgacagtactgtttccatacgcgaatttagctccCCTTGGAAAATGGCTCGCTTATGAGGCCTGTAAGTCTGAATTTATGACAAGGTTGTGAACAGAGAAGACAAACATACCAAAAAGAGCAAACATTTCGCTCACGCGGACACAGGAAGACGTCATAAAGAATGCAGACTGTGACTGTCACGTTTTAAAGTCAAATGAATGAcctaaaacggtcaattactgctaacCCAAGTAATTAACTGACTAACcccaccacgatccactctcgcagtcacacaaaaaagttgGAAACAACAACAGTATAAGTTCTAGACATCTGTTTTATGTAcactaactctccacctccctcttctcgtgaagccaaaagtgtttttacgaccaagtcgtaaagcaataataactgacaaaagccagttagagtttatgaaataataagaacacgctgaaccgtgtaaagttagaaaacacttagctgctctgtaaaaagtcttagcctgtacaggcgttaacactccacattgtcacaactcaaagttcttcataaaggtttagaaagatgacaaggtgggggGCGTTTACGCATGGGTGCACTCAACTCTCAGTGTAGCCAGGGTCCATTCGATGAAACGCAGTGGAGCATACGGGTGAAAGTTGGAGCAACACCAGTAACAGCCGTAGAACAGCAACCGTAGAACAAAGGACAGCAACAGTGTAGCCTGTCTTCAACAGCAAACAGGTAGCAGTCAGGTAGCAAACGTCCAGCAAACGTACAGCACCACCTCCAGCAACAACCAGCAACAAGCTCAACAGCTCGTAAAACGTAGCTCTCCCAAGCAAACCGCTTGAATATTTGGCTCCCGCTCGTCAGCAAAAGTATGTAGCCAAATCCCTCACGTCCTAAGCCTTCTGCTTTCTGCACTGACGCCAGAAGCCCGTTGGTCGACCTAAACCAGTCTTGCAACGCGTTGGAATCCTCCAAATCTTAGTCAACGGAAACTCAGACCTTGTCGTCTGTAAAGCTTGTAGCGAAAAGAAATAAAGCCGGGGAAAAGAAAAACCatgtgatctccctgaccaatcagcaATCGCTTCCCCAAACAAAGCGATCTTCCTGACCAATCACTGGTCGCCTACCAAACACACCTATAGCATGCTTGGAACACGTGTTCTAAACTGTGAGCAAAATCACCCGATACCCGCACGGTTTCCACGTGAATTTCGTGCTCTCAGCCAAAACTTTTCCGCAATGCGGTATGGCAGCACGGGAGCATTACGTTGCAATTTGAGAAAGGCGCCCAACAAAGTTTCTTTCTCAAACCTGTCACTGAAACTGTGATAGTGAcggtgacgtcattcacacataccaagacgtcattcatagttgttcggtcacttccgtcaaaaagtattGCTCTCTACAATCATGGCTGGTGTGGTAAGTCTGTCAAAGCGTGAGTTTTCAAAacatgtttgttctctcctctgttgaagctgtgagacataaatgctattcagacttggtcgtgtgacagaggttttcttccacactcgattagctgatgtctaactcagcccacaatcaacgtaatctcgtgtggaagaaaacgtctgtcacacgaccaagtctgaatagcaggtaatttCACTTGCATATGTGTAGGTCTAAACCCAATCTTTAGATATAACAAAGCCGTCTTTGCTTACTGACTTCTTTGGGCCAGCTACAGCGTCTAGTTCTTTAAATCATCACACCTTTCCcttgacaatatctctcagatGCAATGTAATAGAAGACAAGAAGGAATATGTAAACTAAACAGCCCTTTTAGAAATTagcaaaacaaagaagaaaaaaagggggggcgggggtggagTAAGTGTGCTTGAATCATGCTCATGTAACAAGAAAGTTCTGACAGCTTGGTCAAAATTCATTTGGTGGGCTGATTTTCGTGTGATGtggagtttaaaaaaaaaagttttctgaGTGCCCATGAGCCACACAATGTTTGTTCAAAACAACACAGTGGAACCATTACTGAACAGCCATACAGTACTCACCGGCCACTGGGGCGCACGGAAAGGTCCCTCTGAACGTTTCTTGGGCATAGCAAGGCTGGAGATGTGTTCATTTGGTCTGGTCGTGCGAGCGGCAGCGCTCACTACACTCTGTATTGGACGCTCGTCTTTGAAGTCTGCGTGGTACGGCCTGTGCCCAGCCAAGGTGGTTGTACGAGGTCGCTCGTTGGAACCCATTGCTCCCCGCGATACTGGCCAAATAGGAGTCACCCTACCACAGCTGTAGAAGAACTGGGGCCtgccaaataaaaaaagaggaaaaatggCTTGATGTACAAGTTTGCTAACACTTAAGAAAAGATACTGCTGCATTAATTATTATACCTGCCAGACTTTCCCATTAATAATGAAGGAATTTTGCCTGaatcaacaagaacaaaaccTCAGTCATTTAACTGATTCAACAGGGAGCCAATACATGTACCTCATCTTTAAAGCCAGAGGAAAAGGCTATTCCAAAACAGACTGGCAAGTCAAAAATTCAACAGAATACTTGTCCAACTACCATAATGACAGGTTACTTCGAAATTTGGAGCTAGATGTTTGAAAGCTTACATACAAATACATTTGAACTAGTTGTATAACTAACAATTTCCACAGCAAGTGATACATTCTACAAACAAAAATGTGTAACTTTGGGGACACCCAAATAAGATCAGCACTGTAGAAAGTATTGTATACATACTTATGTTCGTGCAAGTCACCATGGAAGGCTTTGGGCTGAGCGAGGGATTCCACTCTCTCTGTAGCggctccctcttttgctccctccgAAACGCTCCATATCACTGATGCCCGTCCAGAACTGTAGTAGTACATCGGTCtgcaagaacaagaagatgcAGATTTCAACTGATATTCTTTCAGGGTGAGAGTCGCTTGTTTATTTTAATGCTCGTAATTCTCTCAGGTGCAAGGACATTGGTTCTGCAAAAGTTTTAATTTATGTACACACCAAGGTCTGTGTCTATCTATTCTTTATGGAATAAAAGGCATGACATTCAAGAATCCAAAGGTTTTTTAATGCTATTTGAGCGTTATCATTGGATGAGCCAAAGCATCAGTGAAGCTGTGTTTTGATGAAACATTCTTTGTACGGCTTCGGGACTACAAGTGCATCATTGTAAAAGGTGCAACCCTCTCTTTTAGggtaaaaaattgaaaaatcCACACAATAGGCGTTTCTGATGTATTGACCCCAAGCCAAAGGAagaacagagtggaaatatgtttGTTCTTGGATGTGCGGGGAGTTCAAAGCCACCGCAATTAACAGCTGCAGGCCTTTgtaatcaaaaaacaagtcgcgtaagacgaaaatacaacatttagtcatgctcagtcgaactcacagaatcaaaatgaacgcattgcatttttacCGCAAGACTGTACACTCgcagcatcgtctgtccaccgctcgtggcaaaggcagtaaaattaacaatccagaaaagcgcggtagcggttgcgctgaggagtatagcacgcttttctatatctctattctttttaactctgtgaacgtgtttttaatccaaacatatcatatctatatgtttttggaatcaggaaccgacaaggaataagatgaaattgtttttaacccCTTCCCTGCCCTGCCACGAACGGCGTTCGAGGTGTTTTTTGGCATCCTGTCTGCCCCGCCACGAACGTCGTTCGAGGTGTACGCATCAGAGTCCTGTATCCACCCAAGAAGGGGGGTAACTGCAAAAACTGTTGGCAGAGCAGTTAGACATCTTGAACCAACGGTTCCTTCCCTTTGACCGTTATGAATAGCAAATATTGATGTTTGGGAGAATTTTGAAACTTCGGGAGTTATCTGTGTTAAGTCGTCAACAAAGATGTCGGATGGTGGACGGCGTGGGGGTACCACGAGGTCTGTTTTCAAGCGCTATTCAGCACTTGAAGTGCTTCAAGAGTGCCTAAATGATCAAGACAGTGATGATGAAGACCTTAGAGATGGAAGTGACAGCGAATCAGACGAGGAAGAAACTGATTTCAACCAGCACCACCCTCTTTTGTCCGAGGTAGGCattgatgatgacaatgatatCAGCTACGAACCAAGTGTATCTGCCACTGACAGTGATCAGTCGGAGACTGATGGCAGTGATGCCGAAGCAGAACCAATGCCTGGCCCATCAACTTCATGTCCTGTGGTCAGAGGTCGCGGCAGGGGTCGAGGAAGCAGTGTGGGAAGAGGACAACGAGGGAGAGGTAATGCGAGGGGGCGTGGCCGCGGCCGTGCCCGACAAATTCCAAGACAACGTCaggaagataagataagaaattGGACAGATGCTGATGCAACTGCGCCAAACCAAGACATCCAATTTCAAGGCAATCCAGGCATGCAGTGCAATGTTGACAATTTTGAACCAGTAGACTGGATGCAGCTGTTTTTTGATGACGACCTCATCAACCACCTTGTCTTCCAAACAAACCTTTATGCTGACCAGTACCTTGAGAGCCACCCAGATCTGTCTGCATTTTCTCGAGCACAAACGTGGGAAAAGACAAACCCTGTGGAAATGAAAAAGTTCCTGGCCCTGCTTCTTTTGATGGGCATTGTGAAACTGCCATCAATCGACATGTACTGGACCAAGAAAGTTCTGTACCGCGTTCCTGTCTTCAGCACCATCATGACAAGAAACCGATTTCAGGTAagcatgtttttgtttgtttggtccttttttatttatttacttattcatttttattttgtccTTATGTATACTGTAAAAATTTCATTTTTTCCATTTTCATAATGATCATAATGTTTGTGTGAAGGGAatggtgggaaggggggggggggggggggggctgcagtgtgtatgtatctgtgtacatgaagttggtcaGTAAAGCCTTGTTTCTGGCAATATGTTTCAGATCATCCTACAGATGCTGCATTTCAATGACAACTCTGCCATGCCAGATCGAAACGACCCTGCCTACGACCGCCTCTTCAAGGTGAGACCAGTGCTGGATCATCTCTTTGAACGATTCCAGGCTGTGTATGAGCCGCGTCAATCTGTCTGTGTTGACGAGAGCCTTCTTTTGTGGAAGGGGCGGCTCGTATTTCGACAGTACAACCCTGCAAAAAGAGCAAGGTTTGGGATTAAGATATATCTCTGTTGCGAATCCGACGGTGACCTGAAGGGAAGTGGTGGCTATTGCTACAGATTCAAGGTTTACGCTGGCAAAGATGACCCCATCAATGAGGTAACACCAGTGTTGGAAGCTGTAGAAGCCAACAATCCTGAGATGTCTGCAAGTGAAAGAATGGTTCTCTTTCTTATGGCCCCACTGTTGAACAAGGGGTATCATGTGTACACAGACAACTGGTACAGCAGTCTCCGGCTGTATCTCTACCTCCTGGAGAAGAAGACACTGGCGTGTGGCACCGTCAGAGAAAACCGGGGCATCCCACAGCAGCTGCATGGTGTGCGTCTGGCCCCTGGTGCATCTGTTGCACTGAGTGGTGATGGTAAAATTGTGGCTACCAGGTACCAGAGTACCAAGACAGTGCACTTTTTGTCCACACTTCATGGTCATACAGAAGATGTTATCCCTGACCGGAGGCGGCGTGGGATAAGGAAAAGGCCACAAGCGTCCACCCATTACAACGGAAACATGGGTGGAGTGGATTCACAGGATCAGCTTGTCCAGCCCTACGACTGCTCCCGCAAGTCAATGAAATGGACAAAGAAGATATTCTTTCACTTCCTGCAGGTAGCTGCCTGCAACGCATTCCTCCTACAGAAGGGAGGTGACAAGTGCAAGACACTGTTACAGTTCTTGGAGTCCCTCATCACTTCCTGGCTTTGGCCGGACCAGATCCCGGCTGTGATCGAGGAGGACAAGGTTGATGATGAAGTTCGGTTGACTGGCAGACACTTCATCTTCCCCATTCCCCCAACACCCATGAAGGACCGACCCACAAGGTCCTGCAAGGTCTGctggaagaagaagacgagGCGTGACGTCCGCTACCACTGTCCGTACTGTCCCTCCAGAGCAGCCTTGTGCTTTCCTCAGTGTTTTGTGGATTATCACACAAAATTCATATACTGGAAGTAGTGTGTGGACTTTGCCTGCTCTGTGGATTGTGACTTTGTTGCTTCTGAGTCTCAGCTGTGGAGTATGACGTGCGATTCCGGACTTACCTTACCATGAACAGctaacccttataactttggatgCTTATAGCAGTGAAGTTGATTACCAAGAAGTtttgtgagtacctgatgtttttcCCTTTGTTACACcagttttttgttgtgttttgtcatgCATTTTTGTGATCAAGTGTGTTGTTATGTTCCGAAAATGCTTGATcacggggaaaaaaaaaagaataaataatTACTTAAAAATTTCTGTCCTGCCAAATGAAACTAATTTCACTTGTAATTGGGGCCAGGGATGTTAGAAAAAAACATGCCAAatatctaagagatatctcttCAAATGCCTGAATTATTCACGTTTTAGTGAACACACCCTCAAAAGTCAAATTTTGCTCCGGCACACAGGAATACAAATGCGCTTTTTCACGCTGGCAGGGAAGGggttaaatcgatttcggaaatttaattttgatcataatttttatatttttaattttcagagcttgtttttaatccaaatataacatatgtatatgtttttggaatcagaaaatgacgaagaataagatgaaattgtttttggatcgtttaataacaaaataattttaattacaagtttccgatttttaatgaccaaactcactcattagtttttaagccactaagctgaaatgcaataccaaacccaggccttcgtcgaagattgctttgccaaaatttcaatcaatttaattgaaaaatgagggtgtgacagtgctgcctcaacttttacaaaaagccggatatgacgtcatcaaaagtatttatcgaaaaaaagaaaaaaaaagtcgggggatatcattcccaggaactctcatgtcaaatttcataaagatcggtccagtagtttggtctgaatcgctctacacacacacacgcacagacagacagacacacacacacacacacatacaccacgaccctcgtctcgattcctcctctatgttaaaacatttagtcaaaactagcCTTGTGACCCCGGGTCAATCACCAATGCTTTCAGCTGGGACTAGGTAACTACAGTCGAGATCGCTTTACACGAAATGAAAgggaccaatattttttttcGAGTTAAAGTTTTTTCGCGATAACGAAAATgatcacctttttttttaaaagcaagATAAAGAAGATATAACAGTGCcatacctttaaaaaaaaaaaaaagcctccgTAGTGCGCCGCGGACGAAGTACACGGTTCAGTCAGAGTCAGCagttttgtcgtctgctacagttcattattttgttgtacaCTTTAATTCCCCACAAAAAAGATTAAAATCCATTGCTGTGTTTAAAATCCATTGCTGTGTTTAAAATCCATTGCAATGTTTATGAATTCACACAGGACGAAAAAAATCCGTCAACTTCAACTGTTTGACAGGCTCACTGCACTTAATTTCCGACGAACCGTTCAATTCTTGTGACGTCGTCAAACATCCGCTTTCGGTTTGGTTGAACATCACATGACACGTACGCATCTTCAATCTTTTGTCTATTCTTGATGAACGTTGACAGAGTTGAATTTGCGATTGAAAACTTCTTACAAATTTCAGTCTTGTtcagttgttttttgtcaagCTCTTCTAAAAGTTTGATTTTAAACGCGATTGTGTGGCTTGCTTGTTTTCTCTTCACTCCTGTTTTCGAGGCCATCTTCAATCACGGTCAGAAGGAAAATGAGATATTCAGTCAGTCATGCAAACACGTGAACACTTCTCGCTTTGGAAGCTACAAGTTGAAAAAACCAGTTGTTTGGTGGTGCAAGAGACCGAGAATCGGCTTCGTGTAAACGTTTTTTGCGTGAGTCTCAGATAATTTTATTTCGcgttatgttttttttaagtaGGGTTTATGAAGGGAATGATTGGGACTGACAACAGGTTTCGCATAATGTTTTTTTTCGGCTTATCGTTTTTCGTGTTAAATGATCTCGACTGTACCCTTGTTTTGATCGTCTGACCCCAATGACCAGCTTTTCAACTGAGACCCAGGCCTTTGATGTCTGAAAGGGATGGTCCAAGGAAACTTTGCCAAGGTCATAGTAGCAGAAACATGCATATCACTACAGAAGGAGTGTATAACCATGTTGGTACACATGTGCTGGTCTTTAGTGATCCCCAAGGCCCTACCCATCAATAGGTTGcaggcgtggtggtaagacgtcggcctcctaatccggaggtcgggagttcgaatcccggtcgctgccgcctggtgatttaagagtggagatttttctgatctcccaggtcaacttatgtgcagacctgctagtgacttaaccctcttcgtgtgtacacgcaagcacaagactaagtgcgcacggaaaagatcttgtaatccatgtcagagtttggtgggttatagaaacacaaaaatacccagcatgcctcccccgaaatccactcgtgctaaaaacatgagtgaacgtgggagtctaagcccatgaacgaagaagaagaataggtTGCAGGGGACTCAAAGTTGAGGAAAAAGCAAGAGTACATATCAAAACACCACTCAAGCTCTTTGCCTGTGCTTGTCAGTGGCACTGACACGCCCAGGCAAGGAGCTGTTAAACCTGCATACCTAACAGACAAGATGTTGCCAAAAAGAGAACGGATCTTGGTACATGTATGTACCTGGtgaaatcttcttttttttactgaaactACCACAAAAGTGAGTGATGCCGTGATTTATATCTACCCTTTAAAGCTGATTTTGAcgaccaaaaacacaaaaacccttcagctagagctttgaaatcTGACATAAAAATCTCATGTCTGACCTGTTGTAATGTACGGTTCCTGCCTGGAAGTCTTTTTTGGGGGTTGACAGGGCGCAGATGCGGGGGGTTGCACTGCCCTGCATGGCCCGTGGGGACACTGGCCATAACATTTCCTGTGTCCCCCACCTCACTTGAGGGCTGAAATGTTCAGTTTTaacagaaaattaaaaacagtAGATTAAGATCTCCGAATCGCATCATTGATTTAGTAAAAAGAAGAAATGGTATTCAGTAAGTACATTAAAGAGAATTTATTCCTCTGAGTCTGACAAATAGTCCTAAAATGAAAGTCTTGACTATGTGGACTTTTAACTA
Encoded here:
- the LOC138982180 gene encoding sperm microtubule associated protein 2-like isoform X1 codes for the protein MTTGQSKANREFGEYDSDTDDRGAGYPQDGEYERIREKARNRLKKLAKHKEPHVAWHTCVGPQVRWGTQEMLWPVSPRAMQGSATPRICALSTPKKDFQAGTVHYNRPMYYYSSGRASVIWSVSEGAKEGAATERVESLAQPKAFHGDLHEHKPQFFYSCGRVTPIWPVSRGAMGSNERPRTTTLAGHRPYHADFKDERPIQSVVSAAARTTRPNEHISSLAMPKKRSEGPFRAPQWPVSDQVKTSVATGHCVELACSKPLAEGFQHAKEVEWPISKGAKRAQASGRIIELAQPISRASMDHLQFNPNAFTVKESALKGVIPGRIEDLAVPMNR
- the LOC138982180 gene encoding sperm microtubule associated protein 2-like isoform X2, which gives rise to MTTGQSKANHCSESKEKDGEYERIREKARNRLKKLAKHKEPHVAWHTCVGPQVRWGTQEMLWPVSPRAMQGSATPRICALSTPKKDFQAGTVHYNRPMYYYSSGRASVIWSVSEGAKEGAATERVESLAQPKAFHGDLHEHKPQFFYSCGRVTPIWPVSRGAMGSNERPRTTTLAGHRPYHADFKDERPIQSVVSAAARTTRPNEHISSLAMPKKRSEGPFRAPQWPVSDQVKTSVATGHCVELACSKPLAEGFQHAKEVEWPISKGAKRAQASGRIIELAQPISRASMDHLQFNPNAFTVKESALKGVIPGRIEDLAVPMNR
- the LOC138982180 gene encoding sperm microtubule associated protein 2-like isoform X3 gives rise to the protein MTTGQSKANREYERIREKARNRLKKLAKHKEPHVAWHTCVGPQVRWGTQEMLWPVSPRAMQGSATPRICALSTPKKDFQAGTVHYNRPMYYYSSGRASVIWSVSEGAKEGAATERVESLAQPKAFHGDLHEHKPQFFYSCGRVTPIWPVSRGAMGSNERPRTTTLAGHRPYHADFKDERPIQSVVSAAARTTRPNEHISSLAMPKKRSEGPFRAPQWPVSDQVKTSVATGHCVELACSKPLAEGFQHAKEVEWPISKGAKRAQASGRIIELAQPISRASMDHLQFNPNAFTVKESALKGVIPGRIEDLAVPMNR
- the LOC138981384 gene encoding piggyBac transposable element-derived protein 4-like, whose translation is MGIVKLPSIDMYWTKKVLYRVPVFSTIMTRNRFQIILQMLHFNDNSAMPDRNDPAYDRLFKVRPVLDHLFERFQAVYEPRQSVCVDESLLLWKGRLVFRQYNPAKRARFGIKIYLCCESDGDLKGSGGYCYRFKVYAGKDDPINEVTPVLEAVEANNPEMSASERMVLFLMAPLLNKGYHVYTDNWYSSLRLYLYLLEKKTLACGTVRENRGIPQQLHGVRLAPGASVALSGDGKIVATRYQSTKTVHFLSTLHGHTEDVIPDRRRRGIRKRPQASTHYNGNMGGVDSQDQLVQPYDCSRKSMKWTKKIFFHFLQVAACNAFLLQKGGDKCKTLLQFLESLITSWLWPDQIPAVIEEDKVDDEVRLTGRHFIFPIPPTPMKDRPTRSCKVCWKKKTRRDVRYHCPYCPSRAALCFPQCFVDYHTKFIYWK